One Mycoplasmopsis caviae DNA segment encodes these proteins:
- a CDS encoding carbohydrate ABC transporter permease produces the protein MKLRKKREKVTQQVQDTSIFSLFTKTFFKIFLLVFFGAVVLIPFAYMFIVANLNRQISLGLKNGMNLFENIAKPKEWNIGQNISAAWSNPTNGWQNGYWFSFLLTFSNVIFSNVLKILITMFLGYAFSLKQWRGKSFVWFILMSLLILPEVALLSGQYWMKVRLNELLTKTVGISTAKNSAYLFFNNLFFIAIPFVASIFNALMFRNAFEAIPNRIKEVAMIDNAVGLKYMFKIAIPMVSPTTLTVIILTTLASWNSYLWPSLIAGTNYRVMSVWLFSVGKVNNGVEEIVYPSIKMAGAILVILPMFAFYFVFRKKIMSSISRQGSTIKG, from the coding sequence TTGAAGCTAAGAAAAAAGCGCGAAAAGGTAACTCAACAAGTTCAAGATACATCGATCTTTAGTTTATTTACGAAAACATTTTTTAAAATATTCCTGCTAGTGTTTTTTGGGGCTGTTGTCCTAATCCCGTTTGCATACATGTTTATTGTGGCAAACCTTAATAGACAAATATCATTAGGTCTTAAAAATGGTATGAATTTATTTGAAAATATAGCTAAACCAAAAGAGTGAAACATTGGTCAAAACATTTCAGCTGCTTGAAGCAACCCTACTAATGGTTGACAAAATGGTTATTGATTTTCATTCTTGCTAACATTTTCTAATGTTATCTTTTCAAATGTTTTAAAAATCCTTATTACAATGTTTTTAGGTTATGCATTTAGCCTTAAACAATGAAGAGGTAAATCATTTGTTTGATTTATTCTAATGTCTCTCTTAATTCTGCCAGAGGTTGCACTTCTATCTGGACAATATTGAATGAAAGTTAGGTTAAATGAATTATTAACTAAAACGGTTGGTATTAGCACAGCTAAAAATTCAGCATATCTATTCTTTAACAACCTATTTTTCATTGCAATTCCATTTGTGGCATCAATATTTAATGCTTTAATGTTCAGAAATGCTTTTGAAGCTATTCCAAATAGAATTAAAGAAGTTGCTATGATTGATAACGCTGTAGGTCTTAAATATATGTTTAAGATCGCAATACCTATGGTATCACCTACGACATTAACAGTTATTATTCTAACAACACTTGCATCATGAAACTCATACTTGTGACCAAGTCTTATAGCTGGAACAAATTATCGTGTTATGTCAGTGTGACTATTTAGTGTTGGTAAAGTTAACAATGGTGTTGAAGAAATTGTATATCCAAGTATTAAAATGGCTGGTGCTATTCTTGTTATTCTTCCAATGTTTGCATTCTACTTTGTATTCAGAAAGAAAATTATGTCATCTATTTCACGTCAAGGAAGTACAATTAAAGGATAA
- a CDS encoding carbohydrate ABC transporter permease yields MKSKNRFWIWLCRTFPFLLHFSLKKQAGRKSAISGSVIDKRKPFIVPFLLILPGIIVLALFTLVPFIFNLIYSFLTPNNSFTLQNFSDLFENREFAVGFRNSFIYGLLILPISMAVSLLVSSLIASIVRKRAQGFWQTIFFLPYVTNIVAVSLAFVQIFQKNGTFNTIFGLNIGWLDPQEKDPAYAMTSIFVMIVNGVWNGLAFNILLFTTAMLSVDKNLYRSASIDGVSNFKQFFTITLPSIMKTITFIVTMGIINGIKVFPLALFENNPAAAINSGASTLMLYIFQWASDSSKKAANISGAASVMLFVIGVCYSTIIRGGFSTLTLASLNLGESNVWNKIKNSNEIREFEAKKKARKGNSTSSRYIDL; encoded by the coding sequence ATGAAATCAAAAAATAGATTTTGAATTTGACTTTGTAGAACTTTTCCTTTCTTACTTCATTTTTCATTAAAGAAGCAAGCGGGCAGAAAAAGTGCTATTTCAGGTTCAGTAATAGATAAACGAAAACCTTTTATAGTACCATTTCTTCTTATATTGCCAGGTATTATTGTATTGGCATTATTTACACTTGTGCCATTCATATTCAACCTTATTTATTCATTTTTGACACCAAATAACTCGTTTACATTACAAAACTTTAGCGATTTATTTGAAAACAGGGAATTTGCTGTAGGCTTTAGAAACTCATTTATATATGGGTTATTAATATTACCTATATCAATGGCAGTTTCGCTTTTAGTATCATCACTGATAGCATCAATTGTTAGAAAAAGAGCACAAGGATTTTGACAAACAATATTCTTCTTGCCTTATGTTACTAACATAGTTGCTGTTTCATTAGCATTTGTTCAAATTTTCCAAAAAAATGGTACATTCAACACAATTTTTGGACTAAACATTGGTTGACTTGATCCACAAGAAAAAGATCCAGCATATGCTATGACTTCAATCTTTGTTATGATTGTTAATGGTGTATGAAATGGTTTAGCATTTAACATATTATTATTTACAACAGCAATGCTTTCAGTTGATAAAAACTTATATAGATCAGCATCAATTGATGGTGTATCTAACTTTAAACAATTTTTTACAATTACATTACCATCTATAATGAAAACTATTACATTTATAGTTACAATGGGTATTATAAATGGTATTAAGGTATTCCCTTTAGCACTTTTTGAAAATAACCCTGCAGCGGCTATTAATTCAGGTGCTTCAACATTAATGCTTTACATATTCCAATGAGCAAGTGATTCATCTAAAAAAGCAGCCAATATTTCAGGCGCTGCATCAGTTATGTTATTTGTAATCGGGGTATGTTATTCAACAATTATTAGAGGTGGATTTAGCACCTTAACACTAGCATCACTTAATTTAGGAGAATCAAATGTTTGAAACAAGATTAAAAATTCGAACGAAATTCGCGAATTTGAAGCTAAGAAAAAAGCGCGAAAAGGTAACTCAACAAGTTCAAGATACATCGATCTTTAG